In a genomic window of Rhinolophus ferrumequinum isolate MPI-CBG mRhiFer1 chromosome 2, mRhiFer1_v1.p, whole genome shotgun sequence:
- the LOC117033001 gene encoding keratin-associated protein 20-2-like gives MNYYYGNYYGGLGYGLGSMGYGYGCGYGLGGLGCGYGAGYGGYGYSCYRPCCYGRYWSTGFY, from the coding sequence ATGAACTATTACTACGGCAACTACTACGGAGGTCTGGGCTACGGCCTTGGCAGTATGGGCTATGGCTATGGCTGTGGCTATGGCCTTGGCGGTCTGGGCTGTGGCTACGGTGCTGGCTATGGTGGCTATGGTTACAGCTGCTACCGCCCATGTTGCTATGGGAGATATTGGTCCACTGGCTTCTACTGA